One genomic window of Campylobacter fetus subsp. fetus includes the following:
- the dnaN gene encoding DNA polymerase III subunit beta, with amino-acid sequence MKVLIKKNVLESIVINTNPYLDKKDLSSITSHIFLSARDGVLNIKATDNEIGLEYKVKNATIADEGMATANGKKLLDIIKSLKDGDIMLETIQNHLYIKQNNSKYRLPMQKPEDFPDFPSLENKKKFDINAGSLSKSLKKISSSIENVNSKIELTGALIDIKKDHINLVGTDTKRLSVYQLEINSQNDPFSIIIPKKAITEIQKLFFENIEIYYDENIFIAVSQNFEFFTKLINGRYPDYTRVVPNEIKQNIILNREKIIEGIKTISMLSEIVKITIAPDNISFESINDDNSEAKTFIEYRSNVSDQIILGVKNRFILDFLSSIEDSEFNLGYNEPNLPFILSSGDLRTVVMPVNI; translated from the coding sequence ATGAAAGTTCTAATTAAAAAAAATGTCCTTGAATCAATAGTTATAAACACAAACCCCTATCTTGATAAAAAAGATTTAAGTTCTATAACTTCTCATATCTTTTTATCTGCTAGAGATGGAGTTTTAAATATAAAAGCGACTGACAATGAAATAGGACTTGAATATAAAGTAAAAAATGCAACTATAGCAGATGAAGGAATGGCAACTGCTAATGGTAAAAAACTTCTTGATATAATTAAAAGCTTAAAAGACGGCGATATAATGCTAGAAACTATTCAAAATCATCTTTACATAAAACAAAATAACTCAAAATATAGACTTCCTATGCAAAAACCAGAGGATTTTCCAGATTTTCCAAGTTTAGAAAACAAAAAGAAATTTGATATAAATGCAGGATCTTTAAGTAAAAGTCTTAAAAAAATATCAAGCTCAATAGAAAACGTAAATTCAAAAATAGAATTAACAGGAGCTTTAATTGATATAAAAAAAGATCATATAAACTTAGTAGGTACGGATACAAAAAGATTAAGCGTTTATCAACTTGAAATAAATTCTCAAAACGATCCTTTTAGTATAATAATACCAAAAAAAGCTATAACCGAAATTCAAAAATTATTCTTTGAAAACATTGAAATTTATTATGATGAAAATATATTTATAGCAGTATCACAAAACTTTGAATTTTTCACGAAACTAATTAACGGAAGATATCCAGATTATACAAGAGTAGTACCAAATGAGATAAAACAAAATATAATTTTAAATCGAGAAAAAATAATAGAAGGCATAAAAACTATATCAATGCTTTCAGAAATAGTAAAAATAACAATAGCTCCAGATAATATAAGTTTTGAGAGTATAAATGATGATAATAGTGAAGCAAAAACATTTATAGAATATAGAAGTAATGTTAGTGATCAGATTATTTTAGGAGTTAAAAACAGATTTATACTTGATTTTTTATCAAGTATTGAAGATAGTGAGTTTAACTTAGGATATAACGAACCTAATTTGCCTTTTATATTAAGTTCAGGCGATCTTAGAACTGTTGTAATGCCAGTAAATATTTAA
- the gyrB gene encoding DNA topoisomerase (ATP-hydrolyzing) subunit B, whose amino-acid sequence MENLEKNYGAGNIKVLKGLEAVRKRPGMYIGDTNISGLHHMIYEVVDNSIDESMAGYCDTINIELTREGSCIVTDNGRGIPVDIHPTEKISAATVVLTVLHAGGKFDKDTYKVSGGLHGVGVSVVNALSKKLILNIKRDGNLYRQEFSKGIPQNILEAVKTTNRTGTSVEFWPDDDIFEVTEFDKQILSKRFKELAYLNPKITINFKDQRDGFSETYHFEGGLESFVTDINKSNPVSKAVSFSGGEEDVIVDFALLYNETYTENLLSFVNNIKTPDGGTHEAGFRAGLTRAITNYIAANAAAREKDTKITGDDIREGLIAIVSVKVPEPQFEGQTKGKLGSSYVKPIVQKMTFDVLCKYFEENPIEAKAIMNKALMAARGREAAKKARDLTRKKDSLNSVGTLPGKLADCQSKDPSESEIYLVEGDSAGGSAKQGRDRAFQAILPLRGKILNVEKSRLDKILKSEEIKNMITAFGCGIGEEFDPEKLRYHKIIIMTDADVDGSHIQTLLLTFFFRFLTPIIENGYVYLAQPPLYRYKKGKKEIYLKDEKALNEFLIETGIEGEDFEGVGNKDLIDYLKIIAAYRSILMDLKKRFNVLIVIRYMIENPDVIAKNYNELFEIIKKKLEDEKFNILNSYVNEDEIRIYVQTENGLEELVINDNLFANPLYEEAVHIFTKMKERDIDLKRDPVEVLEDIEKNAKKGAYIQRYKGLGEMNPSQLWETTMNPENRRLLKIDVSNLQTASEIFELFMGDEVEPRRDYIQAHAKDVKHLDV is encoded by the coding sequence ATGGAAAATTTAGAAAAAAATTATGGTGCTGGAAATATAAAAGTACTAAAAGGGCTTGAAGCTGTAAGAAAACGTCCAGGAATGTATATCGGCGATACGAATATTAGCGGTCTTCATCATATGATTTATGAAGTAGTTGATAACTCTATAGACGAATCTATGGCAGGTTACTGTGATACGATAAATATAGAGCTTACAAGAGAAGGTTCTTGTATAGTTACTGATAATGGTCGTGGAATTCCTGTTGATATTCATCCTACAGAAAAAATTTCAGCAGCAACAGTAGTTTTAACTGTACTTCACGCAGGTGGTAAATTTGATAAAGATACTTATAAAGTTTCAGGAGGACTCCACGGTGTTGGAGTTTCGGTTGTAAATGCTCTTTCAAAAAAACTAATTCTTAACATAAAAAGAGATGGAAATTTATATCGTCAAGAGTTTTCAAAAGGAATACCCCAAAATATTTTAGAAGCTGTAAAAACTACAAATCGAACAGGAACTAGTGTTGAGTTTTGGCCTGATGATGATATATTTGAAGTAACTGAATTTGATAAACAAATTTTATCAAAAAGATTTAAAGAATTAGCATATTTAAATCCAAAAATTACTATAAATTTTAAAGATCAAAGAGACGGTTTTAGTGAAACTTATCATTTTGAAGGTGGGCTTGAAAGTTTTGTTACAGATATAAACAAAAGTAATCCAGTAAGCAAAGCAGTTAGTTTTAGCGGTGGTGAAGAAGATGTTATAGTGGATTTTGCTCTACTTTACAATGAAACATATACAGAAAATTTACTAAGTTTCGTAAACAATATAAAAACTCCAGATGGTGGAACTCATGAAGCAGGTTTTAGAGCTGGGCTTACAAGAGCTATTACAAATTATATAGCTGCAAATGCTGCAGCTCGTGAGAAAGATACTAAGATAACCGGAGATGACATAAGAGAAGGACTTATAGCTATAGTTAGCGTAAAAGTTCCAGAACCACAATTTGAAGGTCAAACTAAAGGAAAACTCGGCTCGAGTTATGTAAAACCTATCGTTCAAAAAATGACTTTTGATGTTTTGTGCAAATATTTTGAAGAAAACCCTATCGAAGCAAAAGCTATAATGAATAAAGCTCTTATGGCTGCTCGTGGTCGTGAAGCAGCTAAAAAAGCGAGAGATTTAACACGCAAAAAAGATAGTTTAAATAGCGTAGGAACGCTTCCTGGAAAATTAGCTGATTGTCAAAGTAAAGATCCAAGTGAGAGTGAAATTTATCTTGTTGAGGGAGATTCTGCTGGAGGCTCTGCAAAACAAGGTCGTGATAGAGCGTTTCAAGCGATTTTACCACTTCGAGGTAAGATATTAAACGTAGAAAAAAGTAGACTTGATAAAATTTTAAAATCAGAAGAGATAAAAAATATGATAACCGCATTTGGATGCGGAATTGGTGAAGAGTTTGATCCTGAAAAACTTAGATATCATAAGATAATTATTATGACTGATGCGGACGTAGATGGAAGCCATATTCAAACTTTACTTCTTACTTTTTTCTTTAGGTTTTTAACTCCGATCATTGAAAATGGTTATGTTTATCTAGCTCAGCCGCCTCTTTATAGATACAAAAAAGGTAAAAAAGAGATCTACTTAAAAGATGAAAAAGCTTTGAATGAATTTCTTATAGAAACTGGAATTGAAGGTGAGGATTTTGAAGGTGTTGGAAATAAAGATCTGATTGATTATTTAAAGATAATCGCGGCTTATAGAAGTATTTTGATGGATCTTAAAAAACGTTTTAACGTACTAATCGTTATAAGATATATGATAGAAAATCCGGATGTTATAGCAAAAAATTATAATGAACTTTTTGAGATTATAAAGAAAAAACTTGAAGATGAAAAATTTAATATTTTAAATTCATACGTAAATGAAGATGAGATTAGGATATATGTTCAGACTGAAAATGGGCTTGAGGAACTTGTTATAAATGACAATTTATTTGCAAATCCTCTTTATGAGGAGGCTGTTCATATATTTACAAAAATGAAAGAGCGTGATATAGATCTAAAAAGAGATCCAGTAGAAGTGCTTGAAGATATAGAAAAAAATGCTAAAAAAGGTGCTTATATACAACGTTACAAAGGTCTTGGAGAGATGAATCCTAGTCAACTTTGGGAGACAACTATGAATCCAGAAAATAGACGACTTTTAAAAATAGATGTTAGCAATCTTCAAACAGCTAGTGAAATTTTTGAACTCTTTATGGGTGATGAGGTTGAACCTAGACGAGATTATATACAAGCTCATGCAAAAGATGTAAAACATCTGGACGTTTAA
- a CDS encoding EAL domain-containing protein, with protein sequence MLYSQQKERSNRFALALRIATPFIIILFIWGYAFVNLKNYKIYEIILFALLTFIYVYYTFYMIYNGFNTSLIDQSTGSFTRDKIIKIINKSIKNGEKKYIIMISIKNLNEIANKYGLGSVDKVSKQFLEKLHSFLEKNSIRKVPIGKYIDGCFILLIDSKFSKFNNLLKSFELSILRDNIDNIELNLAYNNIRSDYDLNLNVTLSTLFYMILDRQNELKINESKYEKMIFEALRDKNFIFKFQTIKSNKNSDDMTYVMQRLKLPNSNISKIKFSQVINRIGYEIFYDKEVLRLFFSRISKDIKGKIFIEISPVSLRNYFFKAELFKMIKKYNINAKNLVFEFFEDKFYDEISNFNNIINEYKKFGFSFALSHFGGKNSSFEYLKYLNIDYIIYDIEFSKNLHKDRFKMLFNSVNSASKALDIKTIIRFISSNELYEIAKNSEVDYIQGFYIEKPKLNLKD encoded by the coding sequence ATGCTTTATAGCCAGCAAAAAGAGCGAAGTAACCGCTTTGCTCTTGCTCTTAGGATAGCTACTCCTTTTATCATTATTTTATTTATTTGGGGTTATGCGTTTGTAAATTTAAAAAACTATAAAATTTATGAAATAATTCTATTTGCTCTGCTCACATTTATATATGTTTATTATACTTTTTATATGATTTATAATGGATTTAATACAAGTCTTATTGATCAATCTACGGGAAGTTTTACAAGAGATAAAATTATAAAAATTATAAATAAAAGCATTAAAAACGGTGAAAAAAAGTATATCATTATGATATCTATAAAAAATTTAAATGAAATTGCTAATAAATACGGGCTTGGAAGTGTTGATAAAGTTTCAAAACAATTTTTAGAAAAACTCCATAGTTTTTTGGAAAAAAATAGTATTCGCAAAGTTCCTATCGGTAAATATATTGATGGATGTTTTATTTTGCTTATCGACTCTAAATTTAGTAAATTTAATAACTTATTAAAAAGCTTTGAGCTTAGTATTTTAAGAGATAATATCGATAATATAGAGCTTAATTTAGCTTACAATAATATTAGATCTGATTATGATTTAAATTTGAATGTCACTCTTTCAACTCTATTTTATATGATTTTAGATAGACAAAATGAGCTAAAAATAAACGAAAGCAAATATGAAAAGATGATTTTTGAAGCACTGCGCGATAAAAATTTTATTTTTAAATTTCAAACTATAAAAAGTAATAAAAACTCAGATGATATGACATATGTGATGCAAAGACTAAAACTTCCGAACTCAAATATATCAAAAATCAAATTTTCCCAAGTTATAAACAGAATCGGTTATGAGATATTTTATGATAAAGAGGTTTTAAGGCTGTTTTTTAGTAGAATTAGCAAAGATATAAAAGGTAAAATTTTCATAGAAATTTCTCCTGTTAGTCTAAGAAACTACTTTTTTAAAGCAGAGCTTTTTAAAATGATAAAAAAGTATAATATAAATGCTAAAAATTTAGTTTTTGAGTTTTTTGAGGATAAATTTTATGATGAAATTTCAAATTTTAACAATATTATAAATGAGTATAAAAAATTTGGATTTAGCTTTGCTTTGAGCCATTTTGGTGGAAAAAATAGTAGCTTTGAGTATCTTAAATATTTAAATATTGATTATATAATTTATGATATTGAATTTAGTAAAAATCTACATAAAGATAGATTTAAAATGTTATTTAATAGTGTAAATAGCGCTTCAAAAGCTCTTGATATAAAAACAATTATTAGATTTATAAGTAGTAATGAGCTTTATGAAATAGCAAAAAATAGTGAAGTTGATTATATCCAAGGTTTTTACATTGAAAAACCTAAGTTAAATTTAAAGGATTAA
- the queF gene encoding preQ(1) synthase, with the protein MENKKYGEKIINEFDIEKNLEIWPNSSKNDYAIRITLPEFACFCPRSGYPDFATIYLTYVPRDFVVELKAIKLYINSFLNRHISHEASINEIYDTLDKKLNPKYLRVVGDFNPRGNVHTVIELDSNLVRKEKFDVSSITLETTRKF; encoded by the coding sequence ATGGAAAATAAAAAATATGGTGAAAAAATTATAAATGAATTTGATATAGAAAAAAATCTTGAAATTTGGCCAAACTCTAGTAAAAACGACTATGCTATTCGCATAACTTTGCCTGAGTTCGCGTGTTTTTGTCCGCGCTCGGGATATCCTGATTTTGCTACTATATATCTAACTTACGTGCCGCGTGACTTTGTCGTTGAACTAAAAGCGATAAAACTCTATATAAATAGCTTTTTAAATCGTCATATAAGCCACGAAGCAAGCATAAACGAGATCTATGATACTTTAGATAAAAAGTTAAATCCAAAGTATTTACGCGTAGTGGGAGACTTTAATCCGCGTGGAAACGTGCATACGGTTATAGAGTTGGACTCAAATTTAGTTCGCAAAGAAAAATTCGACGTAAGTTCTATCACTTTAGAAACTACTCGCAAATTTTAA
- a CDS encoding HD domain-containing protein → MINAKLIDHIFKAASISRWNDYPKMVNLVELDKQAHKFIIAYFIAKLEPDVDMNYIIEGGVFEFLSRVVVTDIRPDVFHQIQKSKNQEIQSWILTKLENMVEDIDGGKFFERFKAYQDDKTHKKERLILKAASYIATKWEFSIVYQTSKFLSDIEELKQKVDEELEDYYELIGVRKIAMNQKLARIIDLSGRLRFQKRWAQTQRIPETAVLGHMLVVAIFAYFYSLKVGTCPKRLENNFYCALFHDLPESLTRDIISPVKYGINGLNEIISEYEMRLIDERILPFVPESFRSEFSYILGVRKEDGVLKKDEFENRINKTTPIHFEGSMSSVNDNEFNAIDGKALKCCDNLAAFVEAGISISYGVKSKDLVSGFNNIQAKFDKNPKIEGVDFSKICAEIIEYFDIRL, encoded by the coding sequence ATGATAAACGCTAAACTCATAGATCACATCTTTAAAGCTGCTTCGATTTCGCGTTGGAATGACTATCCAAAAATGGTAAATTTAGTCGAGCTTGATAAACAAGCACATAAATTTATAATAGCTTATTTTATCGCAAAGCTCGAGCCTGACGTGGATATGAACTATATCATAGAAGGCGGTGTTTTTGAGTTTTTAAGCCGTGTAGTAGTGACTGACATTCGCCCTGATGTTTTCCATCAAATCCAAAAATCCAAAAATCAAGAAATTCAAAGCTGGATTTTAACTAAACTTGAAAATATGGTTGAAGATATCGATGGGGGTAAATTTTTTGAAAGGTTTAAAGCTTATCAAGATGATAAAACTCATAAAAAAGAGCGTCTTATATTAAAAGCGGCTAGCTATATAGCGACGAAATGGGAGTTTAGCATAGTTTATCAAACTAGTAAATTTCTAAGCGACATAGAAGAGTTAAAACAAAAAGTCGATGAGGAGTTAGAAGATTACTACGAGCTTATAGGAGTTCGTAAAATCGCTATGAACCAAAAACTAGCTCGTATCATAGATCTAAGCGGACGACTTCGTTTTCAAAAGCGTTGGGCACAAACTCAGCGTATTCCTGAGACTGCAGTGCTTGGACATATGCTAGTCGTGGCGATATTTGCTTATTTTTATAGCTTGAAAGTAGGGACTTGTCCAAAACGACTTGAAAATAACTTTTATTGCGCTTTGTTTCACGACTTACCAGAAAGCCTTACGCGTGACATCATAAGTCCTGTAAAATACGGTATAAATGGACTAAACGAGATAATAAGCGAATACGAGATGAGACTTATAGATGAGCGAATTTTACCTTTTGTTCCTGAAAGTTTTAGAAGTGAGTTTAGCTACATTTTAGGCGTTAGAAAAGAAGATGGTGTTTTGAAAAAAGATGAGTTTGAAAACCGTATAAATAAAACTACTCCGATACATTTTGAAGGTAGTATGAGCAGCGTAAATGATAATGAGTTCAACGCTATAGATGGTAAAGCTCTAAAATGCTGTGATAATCTAGCTGCATTTGTAGAAGCGGGAATTTCTATAAGTTATGGTGTAAAAAGCAAGGATCTAGTCAGCGGATTTAATAACATACAAGCTAAATTTGATAAAAATCCAAAGATAGAAGGCGTTGATTTTAGTAAAATTTGTGCTGAGATCATAGAGTATTTTGATATAAGACTTTAG
- a CDS encoding flagellar hook-basal body complex protein — MMIGYYNGISGIKSGNFGIDVISNDISNINTVGYKSSTAEFKSILYQSLNQTSTSPVTSQIGLGSTSMATSLNFKPGSLQNTDKVFDLAIVGDGFFGLSGINGEQYFTRNGDFSKDVNGDIVNRNGLYLLGTMANLNAIALSPNAEQKLGNLMGNNDKQAFTLQTGTSIELSASTAQTKIHLPDVLFLPATATTDVSFSGNLDSTINTQTININLDNTKITTAINKEGKTISLNGSLTDTPLVQNPNSPNEDVLITIKDANGESITTAAKTDENGNFSLNDFDIRSLNLDGELSIEANVNLKQEVPNTQSFSTDIISPNGNKNILKMEFSKQVPHLDNGTAWNVSATIFSPTNEVISTSNGVLNFNEKGALVSNTLGTLDNDGAELNVNLGTPYDPNTPNSGFDGMRSTGDQNLNLSVNKNGEAEGLLKEYTMNDNGEVVAIFDNGKMASVAKVALYHFQNNQGLSKSSENTYQTTANSGQPIFYQDQNGNVVYGAAIKNSTLEMSNVDLGVSLTDLIIMQKAYDASAKSITTSDQMIQKAINMKK, encoded by the coding sequence ATGATGATAGGATACTATAACGGTATAAGCGGGATAAAATCTGGAAATTTCGGTATTGATGTTATATCAAATGATATTTCAAATATCAATACTGTAGGATACAAATCAAGCACCGCTGAGTTTAAAAGCATACTATATCAGTCACTAAACCAGACAAGTACAAGTCCGGTCACATCACAAATCGGTCTTGGCTCAACGAGTATGGCAACTAGTTTAAATTTCAAGCCAGGAAGCCTACAAAATACCGATAAAGTATTTGATCTAGCTATAGTAGGAGATGGATTTTTTGGACTTAGTGGGATAAACGGTGAGCAGTATTTTACTAGAAACGGTGATTTTAGTAAAGACGTAAATGGAGATATCGTAAATAGAAACGGGCTTTATCTACTAGGTACGATGGCAAATTTAAACGCGATAGCTCTTAGTCCAAATGCAGAGCAAAAGCTAGGAAATCTTATGGGAAATAACGATAAACAAGCATTTACTCTACAAACAGGTACTTCAATAGAGTTAAGTGCTTCTACGGCGCAAACAAAAATACATTTGCCAGACGTGCTATTTTTACCTGCTACTGCAACAACAGACGTATCATTTAGCGGTAATCTTGACTCTACCATAAATACTCAAACGATAAATATAAATTTAGATAATACAAAAATTACAACGGCAATAAATAAAGAAGGTAAAACCATAAGTTTAAATGGATCGCTAACGGACACTCCATTAGTACAAAATCCAAATAGCCCAAACGAAGATGTACTAATCACTATAAAAGATGCTAACGGCGAATCCATCACAACCGCAGCAAAAACAGATGAAAACGGTAATTTTAGCTTAAATGACTTCGATATAAGAAGTTTAAATTTAGATGGTGAACTTAGCATAGAAGCAAATGTAAATTTAAAACAAGAAGTACCAAATACTCAAAGTTTTAGTACAGATATAATCTCTCCAAACGGCAATAAAAATATATTAAAAATGGAGTTTTCAAAACAAGTTCCGCATCTTGATAACGGAACAGCATGGAATGTTAGTGCTACTATTTTTTCTCCTACTAACGAAGTTATATCGACTTCAAACGGAGTTTTAAATTTCAATGAAAAAGGTGCTTTAGTAAGCAATACTTTAGGAACTTTAGATAATGATGGAGCTGAACTAAACGTCAATTTAGGTACTCCATATGATCCAAATACTCCAAATAGCGGATTTGACGGTATGAGATCAACGGGGGATCAAAATTTAAACTTATCTGTAAATAAAAACGGTGAAGCAGAAGGTTTGCTAAAAGAATATACTATGAATGATAACGGTGAAGTTGTAGCTATATTTGACAACGGTAAAATGGCTTCTGTCGCTAAAGTTGCCCTATATCATTTCCAAAATAATCAAGGTCTTTCAAAAAGCAGCGAAAATACATATCAAACAACTGCAAACTCAGGTCAACCTATATTTTATCAAGATCAAAACGGGAATGTAGTTTATGGAGCAGCTATAAAAAATAGCACTCTTGAAATGAGTAATGTAGATCTTGGCGTATCTTTAACCGATCTTATCATTATGCAAAAAGCTTATGACGCAAGTGCAAAATCGATCACTACAAGTGATCAAATGATACAAAAAGCGATAAATATGAAAAAATAG
- a CDS encoding flagellar basal body rod modification protein, whose translation MAINSMNNTATPTGTQFTTDKWAAQTEAEKLNNASGTGTNPYSQLDKDAFLKLLLVELQYQDPTEPMDSAKMLEQTSQLATLEMQENTNKVMKQLTTQMQSSLSMTAMSALGKMANLSNAVSKDTTTSSVDFSLYFPNDVKSGSIQIYDSSENLVKNIKFDELKSGINKFNWDGTDNNGDITLPGEYLIKATYTDTSGNSGESILGSYPVEAVKFVNGIAQIKIAGEYVSMDKISEFTEPVKTTAVNNSNDSSNSNDSEKPSS comes from the coding sequence ATGGCAATAAATTCTATGAATAATACGGCAACTCCAACCGGAACTCAATTCACGACAGACAAATGGGCAGCACAAACGGAAGCAGAAAAATTAAATAACGCCAGTGGAACAGGTACAAATCCATATTCACAGCTTGATAAAGACGCATTTTTAAAACTACTTCTTGTCGAACTTCAGTATCAAGACCCAACAGAGCCTATGGATAGTGCAAAAATGCTTGAGCAAACTAGTCAATTAGCCACTCTTGAAATGCAAGAAAATACAAATAAAGTTATGAAACAACTAACAACTCAAATGCAAAGCAGCCTTTCTATGACAGCTATGAGTGCGCTTGGAAAGATGGCAAATCTCTCGAACGCAGTGTCAAAAGATACTACGACTAGCTCTGTGGATTTTAGTTTATATTTTCCTAATGATGTTAAATCAGGCAGCATTCAAATATATGATTCATCAGAAAATTTAGTAAAAAATATAAAATTTGATGAGTTAAAGTCCGGAATAAATAAATTTAACTGGGACGGCACTGATAATAACGGAGATATAACTTTACCAGGAGAATATCTGATAAAAGCAACATATACAGATACATCAGGCAATTCAGGAGAAAGCATATTAGGAAGCTATCCTGTAGAAGCGGTTAAATTCGTAAATGGCATAGCTCAAATCAAAATAGCCGGAGAATACGTATCAATGGATAAAATAAGCGAATTTACAGAACCGGTTAAAACTACGGCAGTAAATAACTCAAATGATTCATCTAACTCAAATGATTCGGAGAAACCAAGCTCATGA
- a CDS encoding flagellar hook-length control protein FliK — translation MQTLNALLNNTASSTMQTKPSDSHESSNDSFLSMVINSVNKNENISEESSKSVVEQNAKKSQIDKKDEKIDSKSNPDEIEIEENSSQESPNKNSISILEDADFMQILSLLEALNDGKKLDKFPALSNTLAKFLSTEKNINEIKGAKSLQDIINLSNKFGLGLSNLKITKEDLATLKTEFKALEAKGFFKIQDTQIVLNEVTKQKIEKSLKIDKKSDESTPSLTKLLQSTQTIDDASGKKTKNKTETNNIKEATEDTINLKNTDKSKISVEQAEHKNSKKADLNGEKNAIQNTKNIETELTKNDKHTKDTSGATANHTSQKNAKDTNVDDYLANIMQRAIKESSETKDKQSQTTLSGSFTKETKNSGEKDNMQNNSDQNGSQTSSNQSVKDVVANSKLQLKNGQIKQTFESFASNLQEKIAEYKPPVTRFHMTLNPTNLGEVEVTLINRGNNLHINFNSNNQTMQLFIQNQAEFKNSLVNMGFTELSMNFSDQNKNKEQGQNSKFKNYDNDFENVLNQNEDEQVILEVVVPRYF, via the coding sequence ATGCAAACACTAAACGCATTACTAAACAATACTGCATCAAGTACGATGCAGACAAAACCGAGTGATAGCCATGAAAGTAGCAATGATAGCTTCTTGTCTATGGTTATAAATAGCGTAAATAAAAATGAAAATATTAGCGAAGAGAGCAGCAAAAGCGTAGTAGAACAAAATGCAAAAAAGTCCCAAATAGATAAAAAAGATGAAAAAATAGACTCAAAATCCAATCCGGATGAAATCGAAATAGAAGAAAATTCATCTCAAGAAAGCCCAAATAAAAATAGTATATCTATCTTAGAAGATGCTGATTTTATGCAAATTTTATCGCTTCTTGAAGCATTGAATGACGGAAAAAAACTTGATAAATTTCCGGCTCTTTCAAATACTTTAGCAAAATTTTTATCAACGGAAAAAAATATAAATGAGATAAAAGGTGCAAAAAGCTTACAAGATATAATAAATTTGAGCAATAAATTTGGATTAGGTCTAAGTAATTTGAAGATTACGAAAGAGGATTTAGCAACTCTAAAAACCGAGTTCAAAGCTCTTGAAGCAAAAGGATTTTTTAAAATTCAAGATACGCAGATAGTTTTAAACGAAGTAACAAAACAAAAAATAGAAAAATCATTAAAAATAGATAAAAAAAGCGACGAATCAACCCCTAGTCTAACAAAACTTCTTCAAAGTACGCAAACAATCGATGATGCAAGCGGAAAAAAAACCAAAAATAAAACTGAAACTAATAACATAAAAGAAGCTACAGAAGATACTATAAATTTAAAAAACACGGATAAGTCAAAAATTTCAGTAGAGCAAGCGGAACATAAAAATAGCAAAAAAGCAGATTTAAACGGTGAAAAAAATGCAATTCAAAATACAAAAAATATCGAAACAGAACTAACTAAAAACGACAAACATACAAAAGATACAAGCGGTGCGACTGCAAATCATACATCTCAAAAAAACGCAAAAGATACGAATGTAGATGATTATCTAGCAAATATTATGCAAAGAGCTATAAAAGAAAGTAGCGAAACAAAAGATAAACAGTCTCAAACTACACTTAGTGGCAGTTTTACAAAAGAGACAAAAAATAGCGGTGAAAAAGATAACATGCAAAATAACAGCGATCAAAACGGCAGTCAAACAAGCTCAAATCAGTCGGTAAAAGATGTGGTCGCAAACTCTAAACTCCAATTAAAAAACGGTCAAATCAAACAAACTTTTGAGAGTTTTGCTTCAAATTTACAAGAAAAAATAGCTGAATATAAACCACCTGTTACTAGATTTCATATGACACTAAATCCGACTAATCTAGGCGAAGTAGAGGTGACTTTGATAAACAGAGGAAATAATCTACATATAAATTTCAACTCAAATAATCAAACTATGCAGCTATTTATCCAAAATCAAGCCGAATTTAAAAATAGCCTTGTAAATATGGGATTTACTGAACTTTCTATGAATTTTAGCGATCAAAATAAAAATAAAGAACAAGGTCAAAACAGTAAATTTAAAAACTATGACAATGATTTTGAAAATGTATTAAACCAAAATGAAGATGAACAAGTCATCTTAGAAGTTGTCGTACCGCGATACTTTTAA